In a genomic window of Halobiforma lacisalsi AJ5:
- a CDS encoding thiol-disulfide oxidoreductase DCC family protein, with protein sequence MTDTNEFTGILVYDGDCPFCSAASTAMRQLEDVGVVPWDDPSAQAFLEAQFDEAPFALFFADREAGRIWAGRAAASELCHRAGMPVLIQDVVDENYERLADAIRFVSGVDREIDPYHGEYPLADGAVERFDEVAANAAATHVPTD encoded by the coding sequence ATGACCGACACGAACGAGTTCACCGGCATCCTCGTCTACGACGGCGACTGCCCGTTCTGTTCGGCCGCCTCGACCGCCATGCGTCAACTCGAGGACGTCGGCGTCGTCCCCTGGGACGACCCGAGCGCGCAGGCCTTCCTCGAGGCACAGTTCGACGAAGCGCCGTTCGCGCTGTTCTTCGCCGACCGCGAGGCCGGGCGGATCTGGGCCGGTCGCGCCGCGGCGAGCGAACTGTGTCACCGCGCGGGGATGCCGGTCCTGATCCAGGACGTCGTCGACGAGAACTACGAGCGGCTGGCCGACGCGATCCGGTTCGTCTCGGGAGTCGACCGCGAGATCGATCCCTACCACGGCGAGTACCCGCTCGCCGACGGGGCAGTCGAACGGTTCGACGAGGTGGCGGCCAACGCGGCCGCCACGCACGTGCCGACGGACTGA
- a CDS encoding 2Fe-2S iron-sulfur cluster-binding protein — MTGSTSTTWTVELRVPEDADLEAAGESRSIEVRENQSILSAARGAGLWLSADCQQGWCITCGARLLEGEVDHANAKRYYPEDEAAGFVLTCVAQPRSDCVLEVERYDELLEHRAEHDRPPGRSKLG, encoded by the coding sequence GTGACAGGCTCGACGTCGACCACCTGGACTGTCGAACTCCGTGTCCCCGAGGACGCCGACCTCGAGGCAGCCGGCGAGAGCCGGAGCATCGAGGTCCGGGAGAACCAGTCGATCCTCTCGGCGGCCCGCGGGGCCGGCCTCTGGCTCTCCGCGGACTGCCAGCAGGGGTGGTGTATCACCTGCGGCGCGCGGCTCCTCGAGGGGGAGGTCGACCACGCCAACGCCAAGCGGTACTACCCCGAGGACGAGGCGGCGGGGTTCGTCCTCACCTGCGTCGCCCAACCCCGCTCCGACTGCGTCCTCGAGGTCGAACGGTACGACGAACTGCTGGAGCACCGGGCGGAGCACGACCGGCCGCCGGGGCGGTCGAAACTCGGGTGA